A DNA window from Brachionichthys hirsutus isolate HB-005 chromosome 10, CSIRO-AGI_Bhir_v1, whole genome shotgun sequence contains the following coding sequences:
- the f11r.1 gene encoding F11 receptor, tandem duplicate 1 — MFTSSGLLPAALFFLAATGANGFSVTTSKSQVRVKENEGTDLTCSYSADFGADARVEWKFQDLKGSMTYVIFNGKPTASYATRVEKYGNNMRFSTVTRKDNGMYDCEVSGNGKFGEARVNLVVLVPPAPPLCRVPSSVTTGKTAFLSCYDEVGSPSPTYRWYKNGVLLPPDPSKIAGFQNATYVLNQEKGNLEFPKVSKMDSGQYYCEAVNDVGPPQSCKPMNMEVRDPNTGGIVAAVIIVLLLLALLGFGIWYAYKKGYLPKKSESKSKPNVVYQPPSLYGGGEEEDGDFKQKSSFVV, encoded by the exons ATGTTTACCAGCAGCGGGCTGCTTCCGGCGGCTTTGTTCTTTCTCGCAGCAACAG GTGCGAATGGCTTCTCTGTCACAACTAGCAAATCACAAGTTCGAGTGAAAGAGAATGAAG GGACTGACCTTACCTGCTCATATTCAGCAGACTTTGGTGCTGATGCCAGAGTTGAATGGAAATTTCAGGATCTCAAAGGCTCGATGACGTATGTGATTTTTAATGGAAAGCCGACAG CATCGTACGCCACCCGCGTCGAGAAATACGGCAATAATATGAGATTCTCCACGGTGACCCGTAAGGATAATGGAATGTATGACTGTGAGGTATCAGGCAACGGCAAGTTTGGGGAAGCCCGAGTGAACTTGGTTGTTCTAG TGCCTCCGGCTCCACCCTTGTGCAGGGTCCCCTCCTCGGTGACGACGGGAAAAACCGCCTTCCTGTCCTGCTATGATGAAGTCGGCTCACCTTCGCCCACATACAGGTGGTACAAAAATGGCGTCCTCCTGCCCCCTGACCCTTCAAAGATTGCTGGCTTCCAGAATGCGACCTACGTTCTAAATCAGGAGAAAGGCAACCTG gAGTTTCCTAAAGTAAGCAAGATGGACTCGGGCCAATATTACTGCGAGGCTGTCAATGATGTTGGTCCTCCCCAGAGCTGTAAACCCATGAATATGGAAGTTC GTGACCCAAATACCGGCGGAATCGTTGCTGCTGTGATAATTGTGCTCCTGCTACTGGCTTTATTGGGATTTGGCATTTGGTATGCCTACAAGAAAGGATATCTTCCAA agaaaagtgaaag CAAATCAAAGCCCAATGTGGTCTACCAGCCCCCGTCATTGTATGGtggtggtgaagaagaagat GGGGATTTCAAGCAGAAGTCATCGTTTGTGGTATAG